The Puniceicoccales bacterium genome includes the window TGTTTACTATTTTGAACAATTTTACAAAGTCTTTGTCTGAAATTTCTTCTCTATTAAATTGGATCCTTTCATTTATTCTTAGCAAATGAGGAGATGTGCAAAGGCCTGTGCTATAGCCAGCACCTCGGTATATGGATTCCAACATAGCACAGGTGGATCCCTTTCCATTGGTACCGCCCACATGGATTACTATGCCATCAAGATTATCGATATTAAGCTTTTTAAATAAAAACTTTACTCCATCCAATTTGTATGTGCTGTTATTGTATGACCCCTTACAGGTGTGTAAAAAATTCAACACATTGGCCATAGAATCACAATTCATGAATGATTCTTAATGCTGTTTAATGGGTAATTGCAAGTCAATATAATTCTAAGGAAAATAGCCTATTTATTGTGGCCAAAGGACCGCAGGATGAACGCTATTCTATCCTTAAGATTGTTCCTGTCGATGATTTGATCAATCAGGCCATGTTTTAGTAAAAATTCGGCGGTTTGGAACCCTTTTGGTAGTTTTTGGCGGGTGGTTTCCTCTATTACCCTTGGACCAGCAAAACCTATCAATGCTCCGGGTTCTGAAATTATCACATCGCCCAGCGATGCGAAACTGGCCATGACACCGGCCATGGTTGGATTAGTGAGCACAGAAATAAAAGGTATTTTAGCTGCTGCCAATCGGGCTAAGGCTGCCGATGTTTTGGCCATTTGCATCAAGCTAAGAATGCCTTCATACATTCTGGCTCCGCCGGAGGCAGAGACAATTATCACTGGAAATTTTTTACTAAGACCACGTTCTATGGCCCTTGTAATTCTTTCACCCACCACAGATCCCATGCTGGCGCCTAGAAACCTGAAGTCCATGACGGCCATGCTTACTGCTATGCCATTGACCTTTGCTGTGCCGACAATTACCGCTTCATCCAGGCCAGTCTTATCCTGATGGTTATGCAGTTTGTCCATGTAGGAAACCGCCCCTTTAAATTCAAGACAATCGAAGGTTTTTATGGTTTGATCATATTCAATGAACGATTCGTCATCGGCCAACAGGGCGATTCTTTCCGGTGCACAGAGTGGAAAGTGATAGCCTCGAGGAGATACCATATTATTCTTAATTAATTCTTTAGTATAGATCATTTCATTGGTTATTGGGCATTTTGTCCAAACATCCTTTGGCATTTCCTTCCTTTTTAGATTGGGCGAAGGCGGGCGTGGTCTTGAAAACAAAGCCATGATCAACTAACATTAAAAAATGAATTTATTAATTTAAAAGTCAAATCAAACTTATTTTCCATTTTTTTATTTTTTCACATTGAATGGCCCAGGCCGAGTGCGTAGTCCGGTTCGACAATCTCTATGTCAAAATTTACGCGATGGAAGATGGATTCGCTTATTATCTTTTTTATAATGGATGCATTATTGCAGTCTCTGCTCAGATGGGCAAGAAATACTTTTTCCCAGGACGGATTTAGAGCTTTAGTGATGAGTTGTATGGCAGAGTTATTTGATAGATGTCCATTTCTACCCATTATGCGTTTTTTGATATAAATTGGTCTAATGTTATCCTTGTGCAGCAGATTGACATCGTAATTTGCTTCCAGAATCAATAGATTTACTTTTTTTATTATTTCGGCTATTTTATCCGACACATAGCCCAGGTCAGTTACCCAGGCCAAGCTTTTTCCATGGTCATGAAAGCTAAATGCATAGCCAACAGGTTCATTGGCATCATGAGGTATGCTAAATGTGTTTATTTCCATGTCGCGAAAATGAATCCTATCTCCGGCCGAGAATAACTGCCAATTTAAGTGAATTTTATACTTTTCTTCTATGCCAAGAGCTGTCCCATGGGTTGCATAGATTTTTATATTATTTCTGGCCAATCCACGTAATCCTTGGCAGTGATCTGCATGCTCATGGGTTATGAATATGGCATCGATGCTACTCAAATCTATGCCGTAGCTGGCTAAATATTCGCCTATCTTTTTTCCGGATAATCCAGCATCTATCAACACGGTAGAGGATTTGGATCGAAGGACGCCGCAATTACCTTTGCTACTGCTTCCAAGGAATTTGAAATTCACAGACACGGGATATGGGTTACAAAAGAATTTGATCTGATCAATAAAAAATCACGGAGTGATGAGATCTTTTTCTTTAATTTCCAGGAGCTTTGCGATTTGTTCGATTATTCCATCGGTTAACTTTTGTATTTCCTTTTCGAATCTTTTAAATTCATCTTCGGATATAATTCCATTTTTTTTAGAATTTTTAAATAACTCCAGAGAATCTCTTCTAACCGAACGGACCCCTACCCTGGCCTCTTCGGCCATATTTCTAGCAATTTTGACCAATTCCTGTCTTCTTTCGCCGCTTATTTCTGGCACGATACAGCGGATCAATGGACCCTGGGCCACCGGAGTAAGACCCACATTGGAGGATAAAATTGCCTTTATTATGGGTTGGACTGAATTTCGATCCCAAGGATTGATTTGTATGGTCTTGTGATCGGGAATGATAATGGCCGCCAAGTCTTTAATGCGCATATTTTTGCCATAGAAATCAACGATAATATTATCCACCATACTAGACGAAGATTTGCCAGTATGGAGTGAATGTAATTCGGCGATCATATGCTGTATAGATTTTTCCATTTTTATTCTAAATTCTTCTAAAAGTTCATCTGTTTTCATGCTAAGTTTTATGTGTAAATCAGTTATTAAAATTTGCCAACTATGCTTCCAACTTGTTCGCCATGAATAGCTTTGATAATATTGCCATCGATGTTCATGTTAAAAATTATTATATTCAGGTCATTTTCTTTACATAGAGCAAAGGCTGGAAAATCCATCACCGCTATGCCCAATGAAAGAGCTTCAATATAGTCTATTTTTTCAAGTTTTTTTGCATTTTTGTCCATTTTGGGATTTTTATCATAGATGCCATCTACGGTGGTGGCTTTTAATAGTACATCGGCACCCAACTCGCAGGCCCGCAAAGCTGCAGCCGTATCCGTAGAAAAATAAGGATTTCCGGTGCCAGCACAAAATATTACAACGCCACCGGATTCCATAAATTTGGTCGAATTTTCCACGGAAAATCTATCGACCATGCCATCTATGCCGATGGCGCTTTGGATGAGTGTTTTTAGGCCAATTTGAGCAAATATTTTGGATAGGGCCAATCCGTTAATTATGGTGGCCAGCATGCCAATTTGATCATCTTTTATGCGGGTTTCCGAAGAAGATTTTTCGCCATGGCTATGGCCTCGAAAGATGTTACCTCCGCCGATGACTATACCCATTTGCGTACCCTGGCGTATTACAGTATCTATTTCCTGGCCAATGGATTCTATTGACCTTGCATCGTCCCGATTAGCAAGAGATTCGCCACTTAATTTTAGTATCACTTTTTTGTACCGTGATTCCATGTACACCGACACCTGAGTTTTTGTGTATAAAAAAATTATCTGGTCAATAGCTAGTTTACTATTCCGATCATTTACCGGAAAATAAAAAACTTGTTTCTTGGATAAAATGATGCAAAGTAATCCGATGGCCATAGGTTTGGATTTATTGGTGATGGCTGCCGGTTTAGGCAAGCGTTACGGCGGAAACAAGCAATTTGATAGATTTGGGCTGGCACAGTCTGCCATTGCCGAATATACTATTTTCGATGCTATTAGGAGTGGTATCAATCGGGTGGTATTCGTGGTGCGTGAGGAGATGAAGGAGTCCTTTTGCCGCCATATAAGTTCGAGACTTTCTGGCCATTGCGAAGTGGATTTTGCCTTTCAAACCAGTCGTGATTTTTTCCCCGAAGGTCGGGCTTTAGCTGATAGAGATACGCCCTGGGGAACTGGCCATGCAATTCTATGTGCAAAGAACAAAATACGTAGCAATTTTTTAGTGGTCAATGCCGATGATTTCTATGGTCCGTCGGCCATAGAGATGATGGCAAAATTTATTAAAAATATTCCGATGGGGAAAAATTTTTTTGGCTGTGCCGGCTATGGGTTAAAAAAAACCCTTTCGAATCAGGGAGCTGTTTCCAGAGGTATCTGTGAAACGGATGATGAATATAATCTGATAAATATTAGAGAAGTAACTGATATTCAAGGAGATATACCCTATAAATTTGCCGATCTTAAATTAACCGAAGACAGCATTGTGTCGATGAATTTATGGGCTTTTACTCCAAGCATATTTCTCCATTTAGAGGCTGAATGGAATGAGTTTTTAAAAAGCCACGGCTTTTCTAAGATCAAGGAATTTTTCATTACCACAGCGATCAATAACATGCTTAAGAAAAACTTGTTAGCGATAAAAGTACTGAAGACAGAGGCTCGATGGGTTGGTGTAACCTACCAGGGCGACAGAGAAACTGTGGATAGAGAAATTAATGGGTTAATAGCCAAAAAGATTTATACGGTACCATTGTGGCAGTGACTAGTTCACGAAATTACTACAATTTCCTGTTTTGGCAAAGGCTATCATATTATCCAAGGCAGTGTATAAGATCCTTTCGATGGCTTCTCTGCTGTTGTAGGCGTTGTGTGGTGTTAGGATGACATTTTTAAATTGCTGTAAATTAAAATTCATTACCGCTTTGACCAATTCATTGCTATCGAGCGTGTTATCGACCAATGTGTCCGGTTCACACCAATATTTTTCTCCTTCGAATGTATCCAATGCAACTCCTCCGAAAATTTCATTCTCAAGGCCCAGCAATAGGGCTTCGGTTTCTATTAATGGACCTCGGGCAGTGTTTACCAGTAGGACGCCTTTCTTCATTTTTAACACATTGTCGCGATTTATAAGATGATGGGATTCTTTACTATAGGGAACATGCAGAGATATGGCGTCGGCGGTGGTTAGGATTTCTTCCATGGAAACATATTGCACCTTGTATTGATCTATTATGTCATTGTTAGGATAGGGATCATAGGCAATGACTTTCATGCCGAAGCCATGGGCCATTCTTACCATATTTCTTCCGATGCGGCCGGTACCGATTATGCCCATGGTTTTATCTATTAGGTCTACGCCGGTGACATTATCTCGTCGGAAGGAACCCAAAGTACTTTGGGCATAGGACATGTGAATTTTTCTGGCTATATCAAGTAGTAAA containing:
- the accD gene encoding acetyl-CoA carboxylase, carboxyltransferase subunit beta; protein product: MALFSRPRPPSPNLKRKEMPKDVWTKCPITNEMIYTKELIKNNMVSPRGYHFPLCAPERIALLADDESFIEYDQTIKTFDCLEFKGAVSYMDKLHNHQDKTGLDEAVIVGTAKVNGIAVSMAVMDFRFLGASMGSVVGERITRAIERGLSKKFPVIIVSASGGARMYEGILSLMQMAKTSAALARLAAAKIPFISVLTNPTMAGVMASFASLGDVIISEPGALIGFAGPRVIEETTRQKLPKGFQTAEFLLKHGLIDQIIDRNNLKDRIAFILRSFGHNK
- a CDS encoding MBL fold metallo-hydrolase — protein: MSVNFKFLGSSSKGNCGVLRSKSSTVLIDAGLSGKKIGEYLASYGIDLSSIDAIFITHEHADHCQGLRGLARNNIKIYATHGTALGIEEKYKIHLNWQLFSAGDRIHFRDMEINTFSIPHDANEPVGYAFSFHDHGKSLAWVTDLGYVSDKIAEIIKKVNLLILEANYDVNLLHKDNIRPIYIKKRIMGRNGHLSNNSAIQLITKALNPSWEKVFLAHLSRDCNNASIIKKIISESIFHRVNFDIEIVEPDYALGLGHSM
- the frr gene encoding ribosome recycling factor; the encoded protein is MKTDELLEEFRIKMEKSIQHMIAELHSLHTGKSSSSMVDNIIVDFYGKNMRIKDLAAIIIPDHKTIQINPWDRNSVQPIIKAILSSNVGLTPVAQGPLIRCIVPEISGERRQELVKIARNMAEEARVGVRSVRRDSLELFKNSKKNGIISEDEFKRFEKEIQKLTDGIIEQIAKLLEIKEKDLITP
- the pyrH gene encoding UMP kinase, which encodes MSVYMESRYKKVILKLSGESLANRDDARSIESIGQEIDTVIRQGTQMGIVIGGGNIFRGHSHGEKSSSETRIKDDQIGMLATIINGLALSKIFAQIGLKTLIQSAIGIDGMVDRFSVENSTKFMESGGVVIFCAGTGNPYFSTDTAAALRACELGADVLLKATTVDGIYDKNPKMDKNAKKLEKIDYIEALSLGIAVMDFPAFALCKENDLNIIIFNMNIDGNIIKAIHGEQVGSIVGKF
- a CDS encoding 2-hydroxyacid dehydrogenase; protein product: MDVAFFDLNDWEISAVTDYLAKTDLKILCLDKEIPTAEKFEKIKSAEILSVFLSPIPKDLMNILPNLKAISLRTTGFDYVDLANANQRGIKIANVPSYGENTVAEYAFALLLDIARKIHMSYAQSTLGSFRRDNVTGVDLIDKTMGIIGTGRIGRNMVRMAHGFGMKVIAYDPYPNNDIIDQYKVQYVSMEEILTTADAISLHVPYSKESHHLINRDNVLKMKKGVLLVNTARGPLIETEALLLGLENEIFGGVALDTFEGEKYWCEPDTLVDNTLDSNELVKAVMNFNLQQFKNVILTPHNAYNSREAIERILYTALDNMIAFAKTGNCSNFVN